Proteins encoded together in one Prunus dulcis chromosome 3, ALMONDv2, whole genome shotgun sequence window:
- the LOC117622309 gene encoding N-acetyltransferase 9-like protein, with protein MEQEKEKEKDRVSLEGGRVILVPYMKEHVPKYHEWMQDPALLQATGSEPLTLDQEYQMQLTWTQDPNKQTFLVLDKQLVVGEFNHGQPHVEAMVGDVNLYMNDLDDPQMAEIEIMIAEPKSRGKGLGKESALMMMAFAVENLGIHIFRAKIGELNGASLSLFRKLGFEETSYSEIFKEVTLELSVTKAKHDELLQLMGSFITHA; from the exons ATGGagcaagagaaagagaaagagaaagatagAGTGAGCTTGGAAGGAGGGAGAGTGATACTGGTGCCTTACATGAAAGAACACGTTCCGAAGTACCATGAGTGGATGCAAGACCCAGCTCTTCTCCAAGCCACTGGCTCTGAGCCCCTCACCCTCGACCAGGAGTACCAGATGCAGCTCACCTGGACCCAAGACCCCAaca AGCAGACTTTTCTTGTATTGGATAAGCAGTTGGTTGTTGGAGAATTCAACCATGGACAGCCCCATGTGGAAG CCATGGTAGGTgatgtgaatttatatatgaatGACCTGGATGATCCTCAAATGGCAGAGATTGAAATAATGATTGCTGAGCCAAAAAG TCGTGGTAAAGGACTTGGGAAGGAGTCTGCCTTGATGATGATGGCCTTTGCAGTTGAGAATCTGGGGATCCACATCTTCCGTGCTAAAATTGGAGAGCTAAATGGAGCATCTCTTAGCTTGTTCCGGAAattg GGCTTTGAGGAGACTTCTTATAGTGAAATCTTCAAAGAG GTAACATTGGAGTTATCTGTAACAAAGGCCAAGCATGATGAGCTGCTGCAGTTGATGGGTAGCTTCATTACACATGCCTAG
- the LOC117622307 gene encoding heterogeneous nuclear ribonucleoprotein 1-like, whose protein sequence is MQSDSGKLFIGGISWDTNEERLKEYFSTFGEVVEAVIMKDRTTGRARGFGFVVFTDPAVADSVIMEKHNIDGRMVEAKKAVPRDDQNILGRSSGSIHGSPGPGRTRKIFVGGLASTVTESDFKKYFEQFGTITDVVVMYDHNTQRPRGFGFITYDSEEAVDKVLLKTFHELNGKMVEVKRAVPKELSPGPSRSPIGGYNYGLSRVNSFLNGYTQGYTPNTVGGYGLGRFSPVAGGRSGFPPFNSGYGMGMNYEPGLSPGFGGNTNFNSNISYPRGVSPYYINNSNRFSSPVGYDGGNGGNTSSFFSSVTRNLWGNGGLNYGTNSQSSSAYMGSGSGTIGGSTFGNTGVNWRSSAISAQGGGNNVSNNSGNLGYGVGDNSYGLGTGGYGRNSTSVAPTSSFAASNGGFDGSFSDFYNGNSVYGDPTWRSSNSEREGSVPFGYGLGGATSDVSAKSSPGYVGGYSVNKRQSNTGIAA, encoded by the exons ATGCAATCCGATAGTGGTAAGTTATTTATTGGCGGCATATCTTGGGACACAAATGAAGAGCGCCTGAAAGAGTATTTCAGTACTTTTGGAGAGGTGGTAGAAGCAGTGATCATGAAGGATCGGACCACAGGCCGTGCTCGTGGTTTCGGTTTTGTAGTTTTTACTGACCCAGCAGTGGCAGACAGCGTCATAATGGAGAAGCACAACATCGATGGAAGGATG GTTGAGGCCAAAAAGGCTGTACCCAGGGATGACCAGAACATTTTGGGTAGAAGCAGTGGCAGCATCCATGGTTCTCCAGGTCCAGGCCGCACAAGAAAGATTTTTGTTGGAGGTTTAGCATCCACTGTCACAGAGAGTGACTTCAAGAAGTACTTTGAACAGTTTGGGACAATCACTGATGTTGTGGTGATGTATGATCACAACACCCAGAGGCCGAGAGGCTTTGGGTTCATCACTTATGATTCAGAGGAGGCAGTGGACAAGGTTTTGCTTAAGACGTTTCATGAACTGAACGGGAAGATGGTTGAAGTCAAGCGTGCAGTTCCTAAAGAGTTATCACCTGGTCCCAGTCGCAGCCCTATTGGAGGATACAACTATGGTCTGAGTAGGGTCAATAGCTTCCTTAATGGCTACACTCAGGGATATACTCCAAATACAGTTGGAGGCTATGGGCTTGGTAGGTTCAGTCCAGTTGCTGGTGGTCGAAGTGGATTTCCTCCATTTAATTCTGGTTATGGAATGGGTATGAATTATGAGCCAGGGTTGAGCCCAGGTTTTGGAGGAAATACAAACTTTAATAGTAATATCAGCTACCCACGGGGAGTGAGTCCTTATTATATCAATAATTCAAATAGATTTAGCAGTCCCGTTGGGTATGATGGTGGTAATGGAGGAAACACATCATCTTTTTTTAGCTCGGTGACTCGGAACTTGTGGGGCAATGGGGGGCTTAATTATGGAACAAATTCCCAAAGTTCCAGTGCTTACATGGGATCAGGAAGTGGGACCATTGGAGGAAGTACGTTTGGCAATACTGGAGTTAATTGGCGTTCTTCAGCAATTTCAGCTCAAGGTGGAGGAAATAATGTTTCTAACAATAGTGGGAATCTTGGTTATGGAGTTGGTGATAACAGTTATGGTTTGGGAACCGGAGGTTATGGAAGAAACAGTACAAGTGTGGCCCCTACATCTTCATTTGCTGCGTCAAATGGTGGTTTCGATGGGTCCTTCTCTGACTTTTACAATGGTAATTCTGTTTATGGAGATCCTACTTGGCGATCATCGAATTCCGAGCGAGAAGGGTCTGTTCCCTTTGGTTATGGTCTTGGCGGTGCAACTTCTGATGTTTCAGCAAAAAGTTCGCCTGGTTATGTTGGTGGTTATAGTGTTAATAAGAGACAGTCAAACACAG GAATTGCTGCCTAG
- the LOC117622212 gene encoding thymidine kinase a: MRALSFPPLFFPPKNLNPFSLCNPKSMASFKSSIPLTSDSAASVPSPHTSGEVHVIMGPMFAGKTTALLRRIKSEGNNGRNVAMIKSSKDTRYAIDSVVTHDGAKFPCWALPDLLSFRQNFGGEAYEKLDVIGIDEAQFFEDLYDFCCMAADHDGKTIIVAGLDGDYLRRSFGSVLEIIPLADTVTKLTARCELCGKRAFFTLRKTEETRTELIAGADVYMPVCRQHYVNGQVLMKAARTVVESHKFKSDTFPEVAAVV, from the exons ATGAGAGCACTTTCCTTCCCACCTCTCTTCTTCCCTCCCAAAAATTTAAATCCCTTCTCTTTGTGTAACCCTAAATCCATGGCTTCTTTCAAGTCCTCAATTCCCTTGACCAGCGATTCTGCTGCCTCTGTCCCGTCCCCCCACACCTCCGGTGAGGTACATGTTATCATGGGCCCCATGTTCGCCGGCAAAACCACCGCCCTTCTTCGTCGGATCAAGTCCGAGGGCAACAACGGCAG AAATGTGGCAATGATAAAATCCAGTAAGGATACGAGATATGCTATCGATTCGGTTGTGACGCATGATGGGGCAAAGTTTCCGTGCTGGGCGCTGCCCGATCTGTTGTCGTTTAGGCAAAATTTTGGAGGAGAGGCTTATGAGAAG CTTGATGTCATCGGTATTGATGAGGCTCAGTTTTTCGAGGATCTATATGATTTCTGCTGCATGGCTGCTGATCATGATGGAAAAACTATTATTGTTGCAGGCCTGGATGGTGATTACTTGAG GAGGAGTTTTGGCTCAGTGCTTGAAATAATACCTCTGGCTGATACTGTGACCAAGTTGACGGCTCGATGTGAACTCTGTGGCAAACGAGCTTTCTTTACCCTGAGGAAGACAGAAGAGACACGAACCGAACTGATTGCTGGGGCTGATGTCTACATGCCTGTCTGTCGCCAACACTATGTCAATGGACAAGTTCTCATGAAAGCTGCAAGAACTGTTGTGGAGTCTCATAAATTTAAGAGTGACACCTTTCCTGAAGTAGCTGCAGTTGTTTAG
- the LOC117622209 gene encoding BTB/POZ domain-containing protein At5g48130, translating to MEAASPLKGSSVSSSPFSSPNVGALLKIKILSWTQETGLPVSVSVRVLGKIFNLHKFPLFSKSGYFKKRLNESTELELPPDFPGGPETFEMIALFIYGSSTLIDPFNVVALRCAAEFLEMTEDYCSGNLCERFDLYLNQVVMQSWDDTLIVLQKCQTLLPWSEDLLIVSRCIECLAFMACMEILDPERRRDTPVLTLEALSTRNWSCEIGREIMSQDLWIKDLIALPFGFFKRIIGSLRRQGMKEKYLSPIIVFYANKWVLSKKTLQFWENSGQKTGDDHKVSVILQGVLDLLPMGEKASRSIPVGFYFAILSRSLEVGLRIDSRAKLQEKIVSLLHFAQLEDFLFPKSGTESISSSMELSTMESIISTYVSSNMEADHSLSAGHSIIVAELWDAYLSYIAPDPNMEPKRFMELIERVPISNRQSHDKLYRAMNTFLQANPNISQEEKWAVCKYLNCQKLSQEACIEAVQNELMPLRLIVQALFVQQISTHQAFKECSDSFRYVHCGEFSGSLSSSRCPNSKSQNLGESPYVDGAEQGSRPLSFLLQKDNVNQRPELSRKEYESTSFRIQNLEQELMSLKRSLQWQSISKKKEAISTTAHSMKSYGKESRSMSKKSNPLGQVTSCIGSVNFTSQRKYASRLLKVFRRISLFGSRKPKRKPCAPSPWPKPMQQSAHQQKMYENQNQ from the exons ATGGAAGCTGCAAGCCCATTAAAAGGTAGTTCTGTTTCGTCAAGTCCTTTCTCTTCACCAAACGTTGGAGCCTTGCTCAAGATTAAGATTTTGTCATG GACCCAAGAGACCGGTTTGCCTGTTTCCGTTAGCGTTCGAGTTCTTGGGAAGATCTTCAACCTCCACAAG tttCCACTATTTTCAAAGAGTGGGTATTTCAAGAAAAGATTGAATGAATCAACTGAGCTTGAGCTCCCACCAGACTTCCCTGGAGGGCCAGAGACATTTGAGATGATTGCATTGTTCATCTATGGCTCCTCCACATTGATTGATCCATTCAATGTTGTAGCCCTGAGATGTGCAGCAGAGTTTCTTGAGATGACAGAAGATTACTGCTCTGGCAACCTCTGTGAGCGCTTTGATCTCTACTTAAACCAAGTGGTCATGCAGAGTTGGGATGACACTCTAATAGTACTCCAAAAGTGCCAAACTTTGCTTCCATGGTCTGAAGATTTGCTCATCGTCAGCCGCTGCATCGAGTGCCTTGCCTTCATGGCTTGCATGGAGATCCTTGATCCAGAGAGAAGACGTGACACCCCGGTGCTCACATTGGAGGCATTGAGCACCCGAAATTGGAGCTGTGAGATAGGGAGGGAGATTATGAGTCAGGACCTTTGGATCAAGGATCTGATTGCTCTACCATTTGGATTCTTTAAAAGGATTATAGGGTCCTTAAGAAGACAAggtatgaaagaaaaatatttaagcCCCATCATTGTTTTCTATGCTAACAAATGGGTGCTTTCAAAGAAGACCCTCCAATTTTGGGAGAACTCTGGTCAGAAAACTGGGGATGATCATAAAGTTTCAGTGATCCTACAAGGTGTTCTTGATTTGCTGCCCATGGGGGAGAAGGCTAGTCGATCAATTCCAGTCGGGTTTTACTTTGCAATCCTTTCTAGATCCCTTGAAGTAGGTTTGAGAATCGATAGCAGGGCAAAGTTGCAAGAGAAGATTGTATCTCTGTTGCACTTTGCCCAACTAGAAGACTTTCTCTTTCCAAAAAGTGGAACTGAGTCAATTTCTTCTAGCATGGAGCTGTCTACAATGGAGAGCATAATTTCAACATATGTATCATCTAACATGGAGGCAGACCATAGTCTTTCAGCAGGCCATTCAATTATTGTTGCAGAATTGTGGGATGCATATCTTTCCTACATAGCTCCTGATCCAAATATGGAGCCTAAAAGATTCATGGAACTCATCGAAAGAGTGCCGATATCCAACAGACAAAGTCATGATAAACTCTACAGAGCAATGAACACCTTCCTACAG GCAAACCCAAATATATCCCAAGAAGAGAAGTGGGCAGTCTGCAAATACCTCAATTGCCAGAAACTATCACAAGAGGCATGCATTGAGGCTGTTCAAAATGAATTGATGCCGCTACGTTTAATAGTGCAGGCACTTTTTGTCCAGCAAATCAGCACTCACCAAGCTTTCAAAGAATGCTCAGATTCATTCAGATATGTACACTGTGGAGAGTTTTCCGGGAGCCTCTCAAGCTCCAGATGCCCAAACTCCAAAAGCCAGAATCTAGGAGAGAGTCCATATGTAGATGGAGCAGAGCAAGGCAGCAGACCCTTGAGCTTCTTGCTACAAAAGGACAATGTAAATCAGAGACCTGAGTTATCAAGGAAGGAATATGAGTCAACAAGCTTCAGAATTCAGAACCTTGAACAAGAGCTCATGTCCTTGAAGCGAAGCCTTCAATGGCAGAgcatttcaaagaaaaaagaggcaATTTCAACCACAGCACATAGCATGAAATCGTATGGTAAGGAAAGTAGATCAATGAGCAAAAAGAGTAACCCTCTTGGACAAGTGACAAGTTGCATTGGTTCTGTGAATTTCACCTCACAAAGAAAATATGCCAGTCGATTATTGAAGGTCTTCCGCCGGATTTCCTTGTTTGGAAGTAGAAAACCAAAGAGAAAGCCATGTGCCCCCAGCCCATGGCCCAAGCCAATGCAGCAGAGCGCTCATCAGCAAAAGATGTATGAAAATCAGAACCAGTAA
- the LOC117622308 gene encoding cytochrome b561 and DOMON domain-containing protein At2g04850, protein MLFLLSLFLLFSLPHVTFSAHCTTSTPTQTFQKCITLPTQQASIAWTFHHHNATLDLVFFGTFISPSGWVGWGINPTSPEMTGTNALVAFPDPSTGQIVLLPFLLDPTVKFQRRPLLSRPLDIRILSSSATLYGGKLATVHNGAAVQIFATLKLASNKTKLHHVWNRGLYVQGYSPTIHPTTANDLSSVMTFDVMSGSTAARHTNIGTLRSVHGIINAVSWGIMLPIGAVIARYLRHIQALGPTWFYVHAGIQLFAFFLGTVGFAIGIRLGDLSPGVQYGLHRKLGFAAFCLGALQTLALLFRPKTTNKFRKYWKSYHHFVGYGCVVLGVVNCFQGFDVMGEGRSYAKLAYCLGLSTLIGVCIALEVNSWVVFCRKSKEEKLRREGLIGGSDKGSAIFS, encoded by the coding sequence ATGCTCTTCCTCTTATcccttttccttctcttttcccTACCCCATGTCACATTTTCTGCCCATTGCACCACCTCCACCCCTACTCAAACCTTCCAAAAATGCATCACCCTCCCTACCCAACAAGCCTCCATAGCATGGACATTCCACCACCACAATGCCACCTTAGACCTTGTTTTCTTTGGCACTTTCATATCCCCTTCCGGGTGGGTCGGGTGGGGCATCAACCCCACCTCCCCCGAAATGACCGGCACAAACGCTTTGGTCGCCTTTCCGGACCCTAGTACCGGCCAAATAGTCCTCCTACCTTTCCTCCTAGACCCAACCGTGAAGTTCCAACGCCGCCCTCTCCTCTCTCGCCCTCTTGACATCCGCATACTCTCCTCCTCTGCCACTCTATACGGTGGCAAACTAGCCACCGTCCATAATGGCGCCGCCGTCCAAATCTTCGCCACATTGAAGCTCGCGTCAAACAAGACAAAACTCCATCACGTGTGGAACCGCGGCCTCTATGTCCAAGGCTACTCACCAACCATACACCCAACCACCGCAAACGACCTTTCGTCGGTAATGACATTCGATGTCATGTCAGGCTCAACGGCCGCACGTCACACCAACATTGGTACACTCAGATCAGTGCATGGCATCATAAATGCTGTTTCATGGGGAATCATGCTACCCATTGGAGCAGTGATTGCACGCTACCTTAGGCACATCCAAGCACTGGGGCCTACATGGTTCTATGTTCATGCTGGGATCCAActgtttgcttttttcttaGGAACGGTGGGGTTTGCCATTGGAATTAGGCTTGGGGATTTGTCACCTGGGGTCCAATATGGGCTCCACAGGAAGCTTGGGTTTGCAGCATTTTGCTTAGGTGCTCTTCAAACACTGGCACTTCTGTTTAGGccaaaaactacaaacaaatTCAGGAAGTACTGGAAATCTTATCACCATTTTGTAGGGTATGGATGTGTGGTGCTTGGGGTTGTGAATTGTTTCCAGGGTTTTGATGTGATGGGAGAAGGCAGGTCTTATGCTAAGCTGGCCTATTGTTTGGGTTTGTCTACTCTGATTGGGGTGTGTATAGCTTTGGAGGTGAATTCTTGGGTGgtgttttgtagaaaatcaaAGGAGGAGAAGCTGAGGAGGGAGGGTCTAATTGGGGGCTCTGATAAAGGCAGTGCAATCTTCAGTTga
- the LOC117622108 gene encoding putative MO25-like protein At5g47540 — MAKKLTMKGLFKPKARSPLELVKHTHELLMFLDRNMDAREQKRKEKMDELSKAILEIRTVLYGDEESEPNKDSCAQLTQEFFRGDTFRLLIVCLPKLNLGARKNATHVIANLLRQRVQSQLIALEYLEKNIDLMDILIKGYKDSGDVALSYGAISRECIRHQNVARYVLESDHMKKFFDYIQTPNFDIASDAAATFKELMTRHKSTVAQFLSKNYEWFFQEYNSQLLESSNYITKRQAIKLLGDVLLDRSNSAVMVQYVCSLDNMRILMNLLRDPKKTIKLETFHVFKLFVANQNKPPEIVNVLITNRTKLLRFFDDFTIEKEDEQFETAKADVINEISVLEPKPKISSILSFRNNCEVKC, encoded by the exons ATGGCGAAAAAGTTGACAATGAAGGGTCTTTTCAAGCCAAAGGCGCGAAGCCCATTGGAGCTTGTAAAGCACACGCACGAGCTTCTCATGTTTCTTGATCGGAACATGGATGCGCGCGAGCAAAAGCGCAAAGAAAAG ATGGATGAACTGAGCAAAGCAATCTTGGAGATAAGAACAGTTTTATATGGTGATGAGGAATCAGAGCCAAATAAAGACTCTTGTGCACAACTTACTCAGGAGTTTTTCAGAGGGGACACATTCAGGCTTCTCATTGTTTGCCTTCCAAAGCTCAACTTGGGG GCTCGTAAAAACGCCACTCATGTCATTGCAAATTTGCTAAGGCAACGAGTTCAGTCCCAATTGATTGCTTTAGAGTACTTGGAAAAGAATATAGATCTTATGGACATTCTGATAAAGGG cTACAAAGACAGCGGCGATGTTGCTCTGTCATATGGTGCAATTTCAAGGGAATGCATTCGTCACCAGAATGTTGCAAG GTATGTCTTGGAATCAGACCACATGAAGAAGTTTTTTGATTATATACAAACTCCAAATTTCGACATAGCATCAGATGCTGCAGCTACTTTCAAG GAGCTCATGACAAGGCACAAATCAACTGTTGCTCAATTTCTTTCTAAAAATTATGAGTGG TTTTTCCAAGAGTACAATTCTCAGTTGCTTGAGTCTTCAAATTATATCACCAAACGCCAGGCCATCAAG CTGTTAGGAGATGTGTTGCTTGATCGCTCCAACTCTGCTGTAATGGTTCAATATGTCTGCTCTCTGGATAACATGAGAATCCTGATGAACCTTCTTAGG GATCCAAAGAAGACAATCAAGTTAGAGACCTTTCATGTGTTCAAG CTATTTGTTGCAAACCAAAATAAGCCTCCTGAGATTGTTAATGTGCTTATCACAAATAGGACCAAGCTTCTTCGTTTCTTTGATGACTTCACCATTGAGAAAG AGGATGAGCAGTTTGAAACAGCCAAAGCTGATGTTATTAATGAGATTTCTGTTCTTGAACCCAAACCCAAGATATCTTCAATCCTCAGCTTTAGAAACAATTGTGAGGTCAAATGTTAA
- the LOC117622311 gene encoding heterogeneous nuclear ribonucleoprotein 1-like, producing MQSDSGKLFIGGISWDTNEERLKEYFSSFGEVVEAVIMKDRTTGRARGFGFVVFADPAVADSVIMEKHNIDGRMVEAKKAVPRDDQNILGRTSGSIHGSPGPGRTRKIFVGGLASTVTESDFKKYFEQFGTITDVVVMYDHNTQRPRGFGFITYDSEEAVDKVLLKTFHELNGKMVEVKRAVPKELSPGPSRSPLGGYNCGLSRVNSFLNGYTQGYNPSTVGGYGLGRFSPVASGRSGFPPFASGYGMGMNYEPGLSPGFGGNANFNSNISYGRGLSPYYVNNSNRFSSPIGYDGGNGGNTSSFFSSVTRNLWANGGLNYGTNSTGSSAYNGSGSGSIGGSTFGNTGVNWRSSAISAQGGGNNVPNNSGSLGYGAGDNSYGLGSGGYGRNNGTSVTATSSFAASNGGFDGAFADFYTSGSVYGDPTWRSSNSERDGPGPFGYGLGGAASDVSAKSSPGYVGGYSVNKRQPNTGIAA from the exons ATGCAATCCGATAGTGGTAAGTTGTTTATTGGCGGCATATCGTGGGACACAAATGAAGAGCGTCTGAAAGAGTATTTCAGCAGTTTTGGGGAGGTGGTAGAAGCGGTGATCATGAAGGATCGGACCACCGGCCGTGCTcgtggttttggttttgtagTTTTTGCAGACCCAGCTGTTGCGGACAGTGTCATAATGGAGAAGCACAACATTGATGGGAGGATG GTTGAAGCAAAAAAGGCTGTTCCCAGGGATGACCAGAATATTTTGGGTAGAACCAGTGGCAGCATCCATGGTTCTCCAGGTCCAGGTCGCACAAGAAAGATTTTTGTTGGAGGTTTAGCATCCACTGTCACGGAGAGTGACTTCAAGAAGTACTTTGAACAGTTTGGGACAATCACAGATGTTGTGGTGATGTATGATCACAACACTCAGAGGCCAAGAGGCTTTGGATTTATTACTTATGATTCAGAAGAGGCAGTGGACAAGGTTTTGCTTAAGACATTTCATGAACTGAATGGGAAGATGGTTGAAGTCAAGCGTGCAGTTCCTAAAGAGTTATCACCTGGTCCCAGTCGCAGCCCTCTTGGAGGATACAACTGTGGTCTGAGTAGGGTTAATAGCTTCCTGAATGGCTACACACAGGGGTATAATCCTAGTACAGTTGGAGGCTATGGACTTGGTAGATTCAGTCCAGTTGCAAGTGGTCGAAGTGGGTTTCCTCCATTTGCTTCTGGTTATGGAATGGGTATGAATTATGAGCCAGGGTTGAGCCCAGGTTTTGGAGGAAATGCAAATTTTAATAGTAATATCAGCTACGGACGGGGGTTGAGTCCTTATTATGTCAATAATTCTAATAGGTTTAGCAGTCCCATTGGGTATGATGGTGGTAACGGAGGAAACacatcttcttttttcagtTCTGTGACTCGGAATTTGTGGGCAAATGGGGGGCTTAATTACGGAACAAACTCCACAGGTTCCAGTGCTTACAATGGATCTGGAAGTGGGAGCATTGGAGGAAGTACATTTGGAAACACTGGAGTTAATTGGCGTTCTTCGGCAATTTCAGCTCAAGGTGGGGGAAATAATGTTCCGAACAATAGTGGGAGTCTTGGTTATGGAGCTGGTGATAACAGTTATGGTTTGGGAAGCGGAGGGTATGGAAGAAACAATGGAACAAGTGTGACCGCGACATCCTCATTTGCTGCATCAAATGGTGGTTTTGATGGGGCATTCGCTGACTTTTACACTAGTGGTTCAGTTTATGGAGATCCCACTTGGCGTTCATCAAATTCCGAGCGAGATGGGCCTGGTCCCTTTGGTTATGGGCTCGGTGGTGCAGCTTCTGATGTTTCAGCTAAAAGTTCTCCTGGTTATGTCGGTGGTTATAGTGTTAATAAGAGACAGCCAAATACAG GAATTGCTGCCTAG